A DNA window from Heliomicrobium undosum contains the following coding sequences:
- a CDS encoding phage portal protein, translating into MSIFSIGAYYPAPEHRERIRRYRENKKLFLGKHFDVFQRVQNKLSRRQNELLYISTNLPGVICKKSADFLFGEQPTFSAGKSDNSAEQTAIERLLDTNDLHILNYESALSNAYRGDSFYKIRYGQEYGGAVGKDVDPFRVIIEAQNPEFVFPETAPGDANRMIAVHIAYPVLVKCGDSEDWVLNVESHYPGRIVYAKYKMEPIVVTVDNEINEWKIYAELPGERREVLTGVPYPLVVHVPNYATDDCWEGIDDLSENKPLFDEINHRLSQIASILDKHADPAMAVPAGTLGEDELGNPIFRVGVDKVFEVMSKDEVVPQYITWDGQLQAAFTELDKLVKLLLINAEIPEIALGSGDAGTSGASGLAIKWRLNSILAKINRKRQYYNKTLKRVLLIAQLLEVACKGPQDYEVTIPKVKFKDGLPDDETEMANIMSIRTGGKATISQKSALMWLDDLTEEQAEAELKRMNDEEAVADPAIFQQPGDDG; encoded by the coding sequence TTGTCCATCTTCTCCATTGGCGCTTACTACCCGGCACCAGAGCATCGGGAGCGGATTCGGCGATATCGGGAGAACAAAAAGCTGTTTCTCGGCAAGCACTTCGACGTATTCCAGCGGGTTCAAAACAAACTTTCGCGCAGGCAAAACGAACTGCTCTATATTTCCACGAACCTCCCCGGTGTGATTTGCAAGAAATCAGCCGATTTTTTATTTGGCGAGCAACCGACCTTCTCCGCCGGAAAGAGCGACAACTCCGCAGAGCAGACGGCAATCGAACGGCTTCTCGACACCAATGACCTCCACATCCTCAACTATGAGAGCGCGCTGTCCAACGCCTATCGGGGAGATTCCTTTTACAAAATTCGCTACGGCCAAGAGTACGGCGGGGCGGTGGGCAAGGATGTGGATCCCTTCCGGGTGATCATTGAAGCCCAGAATCCGGAGTTTGTCTTCCCCGAAACGGCACCGGGAGACGCCAACCGGATGATCGCCGTTCACATCGCCTACCCGGTGCTGGTGAAATGCGGCGACAGCGAGGATTGGGTCCTGAATGTCGAAAGCCATTATCCTGGACGGATCGTCTACGCCAAGTACAAGATGGAGCCGATTGTTGTCACGGTCGATAATGAAATCAACGAATGGAAGATTTACGCGGAGCTTCCTGGCGAACGGCGGGAAGTGCTTACGGGCGTCCCCTATCCGTTGGTCGTTCACGTGCCCAACTACGCCACGGACGATTGCTGGGAAGGTATCGACGACCTCAGCGAGAACAAACCGCTATTCGATGAAATCAACCACCGGCTCTCGCAGATCGCCTCTATCCTAGATAAACATGCAGATCCGGCCATGGCGGTTCCGGCGGGTACCCTCGGCGAGGACGAACTGGGCAATCCCATCTTTCGGGTGGGTGTAGATAAAGTCTTTGAGGTCATGAGCAAAGACGAAGTGGTCCCGCAGTACATCACCTGGGACGGCCAACTCCAGGCGGCCTTTACCGAACTGGACAAGCTGGTGAAGCTGCTGCTCATCAACGCTGAAATCCCCGAAATCGCTTTGGGCTCCGGCGATGCAGGAACCAGCGGTGCCTCGGGCCTGGCGATCAAATGGCGGTTAAACTCCATCCTGGCGAAGATCAACCGTAAGCGCCAGTATTACAACAAGACCTTGAAGCGAGTCCTTTTGATCGCCCAGCTTCTCGAAGTCGCCTGCAAAGGGCCGCAGGATTACGAAGTGACCATCCCCAAGGTTAAATTCAAGGACGGCCTGCCCGACGATGAGACGGAAATGGCGAACATCATGTCCATCCGTACTGGCGGCAAGGCGACGATCTCTCAAAAATCAGCCCTCATGTGGCTTGACGATTTGACGGAAGAACAGGCCGAAGCGGAACTGAAGCGGATGAATGACGAGGAAGCGGTGGCCGATCCGGCCATCTTTCAGCAGCCCGGTGATGACGGATGA
- the terL gene encoding phage terminase large subunit, whose protein sequence is MELLEQRVQLFDEVRAKQELSPTMQTEYIADLKELYRLRRIDRSEFDVLFFMYEYFSDDKNPANEQNLIPVGTTIDDAPRFHRELCDLLRVVSIDNPTARIAWAAPRGHAKSAYLSNGFPVHEIVFNKRKYILIISETDSMAKKFIEWISLQLKFNQKLRDDFGELLSDRKAMNERDNQEAFLTRTGILVEAASMGKQLRGKRNGSYRPDLVILDDLESAKNTNTPELRDKNLHWFNSVVMPIGDPAKTAFIYMGTIVHARGLLPTVLQRSDFESRTYSAIVSPPERGDLWEQFESTCRNPENETRLDVAIAFYQTNQEEMDQGVEVLWPGRFSYSRLMIEKVNIGSRAFGSEYLNNPIDEETQIFKPSMFTFFDYPELRDKMGRPVPLDYFGAWDIAMGKNNRSDYNAIVVIGRDRRTGILYVVETWARKCPAHEALLEVINKIGKYRPRIFAIETVQAQFDLFRQARERMAKEGIYSTKLKAVTSKTKKEERIESLEPIIEQGILRFMKHQRILLEQLEQFPNHDHDDLPDALQMAVELCGGGRRRTFHQKPVGL, encoded by the coding sequence ATGGAACTGTTAGAACAGCGCGTCCAGCTATTTGACGAGGTTCGAGCCAAGCAAGAATTGAGCCCCACCATGCAGACCGAGTATATCGCCGATCTCAAAGAGCTGTACCGGCTCCGGCGGATCGACCGGTCGGAGTTTGATGTCCTGTTCTTCATGTACGAGTATTTTTCTGACGACAAAAACCCAGCAAACGAGCAGAACCTCATTCCGGTAGGCACCACTATCGACGACGCCCCTCGATTCCACCGGGAACTCTGCGATCTCCTTCGCGTGGTCTCTATCGACAACCCCACGGCCCGGATCGCCTGGGCCGCCCCACGGGGCCACGCCAAGTCGGCCTACCTCTCCAACGGCTTTCCCGTTCATGAAATCGTCTTCAATAAGCGAAAGTACATCCTCATCATCTCGGAAACGGATTCGATGGCCAAGAAGTTCATCGAATGGATCTCGCTGCAGCTCAAATTCAATCAGAAGCTACGGGACGATTTCGGCGAGTTACTTTCAGACCGTAAGGCCATGAACGAACGGGACAATCAGGAGGCGTTCCTTACCCGTACCGGCATCCTCGTCGAGGCGGCATCAATGGGGAAGCAGCTACGAGGTAAGCGGAACGGCTCATACCGGCCGGACTTGGTCATCCTCGATGATTTGGAATCGGCGAAGAACACCAACACGCCAGAGTTACGGGATAAAAACTTGCACTGGTTCAACTCCGTCGTTATGCCGATTGGCGACCCGGCCAAGACAGCCTTCATCTACATGGGCACCATCGTTCATGCGCGGGGCTTACTCCCCACGGTCTTGCAGCGGTCGGACTTTGAATCGCGCACCTACTCCGCCATCGTATCTCCGCCGGAACGGGGCGACCTGTGGGAGCAGTTCGAATCGACCTGCCGCAATCCAGAGAACGAAACCCGGCTGGATGTTGCCATCGCGTTCTACCAGACAAATCAAGAAGAAATGGATCAGGGCGTCGAGGTCTTATGGCCGGGACGCTTTTCTTATTCGCGGCTGATGATCGAGAAGGTCAATATCGGCTCCCGGGCCTTCGGTTCCGAGTACCTCAACAACCCCATCGACGAAGAGACCCAAATCTTCAAACCGTCCATGTTTACCTTCTTCGACTACCCGGAACTGCGTGACAAAATGGGCCGGCCTGTTCCCCTGGACTACTTCGGAGCCTGGGACATCGCGATGGGCAAGAATAACCGTTCAGATTACAACGCCATCGTTGTCATCGGGCGGGACCGGCGGACCGGCATCCTGTATGTCGTGGAGACCTGGGCGAGGAAGTGCCCGGCCCATGAGGCGCTTCTTGAGGTCATCAACAAAATCGGTAAGTATCGGCCCCGGATTTTCGCCATCGAGACCGTCCAAGCCCAGTTCGACCTGTTCCGTCAGGCCCGAGAGCGAATGGCTAAGGAAGGCATTTACTCGACTAAGCTCAAAGCGGTCACCAGCAAGACCAAGAAGGAAGAACGGATCGAGTCGCTGGAGCCCATTATCGAACAGGGGATTCTCCGGTTCATGAAGCACCAGCGTATCCTGCTGGAGCAGTTGGAGCAGTTCCCGAACCATGACCACGACGATCTGCCCGACGCCTTGCAGATGGCCGTTGAACTCTGCGGCGGTGGACGGCGGCGGACGTTCCATCAAAAACCAGTTGGATTGTAA
- a CDS encoding gamma-glutamylcyclotransferase family protein, which yields MTIKHNVPRFVPILYFAYGSNLHQEQMKNRCPDSQPVARATAHDFSLTFRGNYRGNGVADIQPTKGRRVEGALYKVSWDDLIALDRYEGYPFLYQRQLISVSTKEGPVNAFVYRMNKGFHYQAPSNSYFDIIRQGYRDWAMAETPLLSARDRLSQPHHAAK from the coding sequence ATGACGATAAAACACAATGTACCCCGCTTCGTTCCCATCCTTTACTTCGCTTATGGCTCCAACCTTCACCAAGAGCAAATGAAAAACCGCTGCCCAGACAGCCAACCGGTTGCGAGGGCAACGGCTCACGACTTTTCCTTGACCTTTCGGGGGAATTATCGGGGCAACGGCGTCGCAGATATCCAACCTACCAAAGGACGCCGGGTAGAAGGGGCCTTGTATAAAGTCAGTTGGGATGATTTGATCGCCCTTGATCGCTACGAGGGATATCCGTTTCTGTATCAGCGCCAACTCATTTCCGTCAGCACCAAAGAAGGGCCAGTAAACGCCTTCGTCTATCGGATGAACAAGGGCTTTCACTACCAAGCCCCGTCGAACAGTTACTTCGATATCATCCGGCAGGGATATCGCGACTGGGCAATGGCTGAAACACCATTACTCTCTGCCAGAGACCGTTTGAGCCAACCTCACCACGCCGCCAAATAA
- a CDS encoding amidoligase family protein: MQRSTLNPNRTFGVEIEFFGVRYDRVIEALTAEGIDVKHESYNHTTRRHWKLVYDSSVNKTGTGNSEGGHELVSPILKGKEGLAELGRVLAILTAIGAKVDKTCGFHVHHGANDLNLDGFKNLFAMYYKFEKWIDMLVPPSRRGNFNRYCKSIEQTQIDQMAAATTMNQLGGIFQSRYIKLNFQSFWVHGTIEFRQHGGTLEPNKGIQWVTFTQAMVERAMEQKIRVTHDRDAVDLDKQERRFRRMIFGDYKAGCLDNEYGQAFVFQTERRQHFQSRVA; encoded by the coding sequence ATCGGACCTTCGGCGTAGAAATCGAGTTTTTCGGGGTTCGCTACGACCGGGTCATCGAGGCGCTCACCGCCGAAGGCATCGATGTGAAGCACGAATCTTACAATCATACGACCCGGCGGCATTGGAAACTGGTTTATGATAGCAGCGTTAATAAGACCGGAACGGGGAACTCAGAAGGTGGCCACGAACTGGTATCACCGATCCTCAAGGGCAAAGAGGGCTTGGCGGAGTTAGGCCGGGTGCTTGCCATCCTGACGGCAATCGGGGCGAAGGTGGACAAGACCTGCGGATTCCATGTACACCACGGAGCCAACGACCTGAACCTTGACGGATTCAAAAATCTTTTCGCCATGTATTACAAGTTCGAAAAATGGATCGACATGCTGGTTCCGCCGAGCCGCCGCGGTAACTTCAACCGCTACTGCAAATCCATCGAGCAAACACAGATCGACCAGATGGCAGCAGCCACGACGATGAATCAACTCGGCGGGATCTTCCAATCGCGATACATCAAGTTGAACTTCCAATCCTTCTGGGTCCACGGCACCATCGAGTTCCGGCAGCACGGCGGCACCCTGGAACCGAATAAGGGAATCCAATGGGTCACCTTCACCCAGGCCATGGTGGAACGGGCGATGGAACAGAAAATCCGAGTCACCCATGACCGGGATGCGGTTGATCTGGACAAGCAGGAACGGCGCTTTCGCCGGATGATATTCGGCGACTACAAGGCCGGATGCCTGGATAACGAATACGGCCAAGCCTTCGTATTTCAAACGGAGCGACGCCAACATTTTCAGAGCCGGGTGGCATAA